In Cyanobium sp. WAJ14-Wanaka, a single genomic region encodes these proteins:
- the fabF gene encoding beta-ketoacyl-ACP synthase II, translated as MVQGLHRVVVTGLGAVTPIGNDVSSYWEGLSTGRNGVAAITLFDASRHACRFAAEVKGFDPSGWLEPKEAKRWDRFCQFGVVAAKQAIAHAGLTIDESNQHRVGTAIGSGVGGLLMMETQAQVMSERGPDRVSPFCVPMMIPNMATGLAAIALGAKGPSSAVATACAAGSNAIGDAFRLIQMGYADVMVCGGAESAITPLGVAGFASAKALSFRNDDPATASRPFDAERNGFVIGEGAGIVVLESLEHAQARGAQVLAEVVGYGMTCDAHHITSPSPGGVGGAEAMRLAIQDAGLEAKDVDYVNAHGTSTQANDSNESSAIKSALGERAYQIPVSSTKSMTGHLLGGSGGIEAVAAVLAMEHGLVPPTINYQNPDPNCDLDVVPNQAREHKLNVVLSNSFGFGGHNVCLAFRRMA; from the coding sequence ATGGTGCAGGGTCTCCACCGCGTCGTCGTCACTGGCCTGGGCGCGGTCACACCAATTGGCAACGACGTTTCCAGCTACTGGGAAGGGTTGAGCACGGGCCGCAATGGCGTGGCAGCGATCACCCTGTTCGACGCCTCCCGGCACGCCTGTCGCTTCGCCGCCGAAGTGAAGGGTTTTGATCCCTCGGGTTGGCTTGAACCCAAGGAAGCAAAGCGCTGGGATCGCTTCTGCCAGTTCGGGGTGGTGGCGGCCAAGCAGGCCATTGCCCACGCGGGCCTCACCATTGATGAGAGCAACCAGCACCGGGTAGGTACGGCCATCGGCTCGGGCGTGGGTGGGCTGTTGATGATGGAAACCCAGGCCCAGGTGATGAGCGAACGGGGGCCCGATCGGGTCAGCCCGTTCTGCGTGCCGATGATGATCCCCAACATGGCCACGGGCCTGGCCGCCATTGCCCTGGGGGCCAAGGGTCCCAGCAGCGCCGTGGCCACCGCCTGCGCCGCCGGCTCCAACGCCATCGGCGACGCCTTCCGGCTGATCCAGATGGGTTACGCCGATGTAATGGTCTGCGGGGGCGCCGAATCGGCGATCACGCCCTTGGGCGTGGCTGGGTTTGCCAGTGCCAAGGCCCTTTCCTTCCGCAACGACGACCCCGCCACGGCCAGCCGCCCCTTCGATGCGGAGCGCAATGGCTTTGTGATCGGTGAGGGCGCTGGAATTGTGGTGCTCGAAAGTCTGGAGCACGCCCAGGCCCGAGGCGCCCAGGTGCTTGCTGAGGTGGTGGGTTATGGCATGACCTGCGATGCCCACCACATCACCTCCCCCTCCCCCGGCGGCGTGGGTGGGGCTGAAGCAATGCGCCTGGCCATCCAGGACGCTGGCTTGGAAGCCAAGGACGTCGACTACGTCAACGCCCATGGCACCAGCACCCAGGCCAACGACAGCAACGAGAGCTCGGCGATCAAAAGCGCCCTGGGCGAGCGGGCTTACCAAATCCCGGTGAGTTCCACCAAGTCAATGACCGGCCACCTTCTCGGTGGCAGTGGCGGCATTGAGGCGGTTGCTGCCGTTCTGGCGATGGAGCACGGCCTTGTGCCGCCTACCATCAATTACCAAAATCCCGATCCCAACTGTGATCTGGATGTCGTTCCCAACCAGGCCCGGGAACACAAACTAAACGTGGTGCTCTCCAATTCCTTTGGTTTTGGTGGCCACAACGTCTGCCTGGCCTTCCGCCGCATGGCGTAA